One Microtus ochrogaster isolate Prairie Vole_2 unplaced genomic scaffold, MicOch1.0 UNK12, whole genome shotgun sequence DNA window includes the following coding sequences:
- the LOC101982545 gene encoding proline-rich protein 23A3-like translates to MLGVRPRSPSADPEPCWTPLPQGPSPAKRRRLHEPQEPLSLEEPTRSASDASTSMVFLAAGCAVQLQLDGVELLLELDPNSVLEVSLPEHTIILVPEGLQASDHLGQPGFFSASPQGGAGLEMPEDYLLVLQPGSSCQFILESSYQEESYDEDEDSDSLSPWMDPPAGQASEHFSSTNRMSSPWSQGHIPEPYPSGPSPDAEPYSPRSLWDQNSYLLGPFPSSPLQPLPPSPPPSPQEQRPPSSPRSPCKARKRLFCE, encoded by the coding sequence ATGCTGGGAGTACGACCCCGTAGCCCCAGCGCCGACCCCGAACCCTGCTGGACACCGCTGCCACAAGGACCCAGCCCTGCTAAGCGCCGCCGCCTCCACGAGCCCCAGGAGCCACTCAGCCTGGAAGAGCCCACACGGTCCGCCAGCGATGCATCAACCTCCATGGTGTTCCTGGCCGCCGGCTGTGCCGTGCAGCTGCAGCTGGATGGCGTCGAACTGCTGCTGGAGCTAGATCCCAACTCGGTCCTGGAAGTGTCGCTACCTGAACACACCATCATCCTGGTGCCCGAGGGCCTCCAGGCTTCAGACCATCTTGGACAGCCTGGGTTCTTCTCCGCCAGCCCGCAGGGGGGCGCTGGCCTGGAAATGCCAGAGGATTACCTGTTAGTCCTCCAGCCGGGATCCTCCTGTCAGTTCATTCTAGAAAGTTCCTACCAAGAGGAATCCTATGATGAGGATGAGGACTCTGACTCCCTGTCACCCTGGATGGATCCTCCAGCTGGTCAGGCAAGTGAGCACTTTTCCTCCACCAATAGGATGTCCAGTCCTTGGTCTCAGGGCCACATCCCAGAACCATATCCTTCTGGGCCTTCCCCTGATGCAGAGCCATATTCTCCAAGGTCTCTCTGGGACCAGAACAGTTACCTGCTGGGACCCTTCCCCAGCTCACccctgcagcctctgcctccatctcctcctccaagTCCCCAGGAGCAGCGCCCTCCATCTTCTCCGAGGTCCCCATGCAAGGCCAGGAAGAGACTGTTCTGTGAATGA
- the LOC101982837 gene encoding proline-rich protein 23A3-like — translation MPIMQPSSSDTDPGPCWTPQPQEPRPAKRLRLHEPQEPLSLEEPTGSASEASTSMVFLVTDCAVQLQLDGVELLLEPDATSVLEVELPENTIILVPEGLQASDHLGQPGFFSASPQGGAGLEMPVDHLLVLQPGSSCQFILESSYQEESYDEAEDSSSLSPWMDPPAGQASEHFSSTNRMSSPWPQGHIPEPYPSGPSPDAEPYSPRSLWDQDSYLLGPFPSSPLQPLPPSPPGSPQEQSPPSSPRSPCKARKRLFCE, via the coding sequence ATGCCGATCATGCAGCCTAGCAGCTCTGACACCGACCCCGGGCCCTGCTGGACACCACAGCCACAAGAACCCAGACCTGCCAAGCGCCTCCGCCTCCACGAGCCCCAGGAGCCACTCAGCCTGGAAGAGCCCACAGGGTCCGCCAGCGAAGCATCTACCTCTATGGTGTTCCTGGTCACTGACTGTGCCGTGCAGCTGCAGCTGGATGGCGTCGAACTGCTGCTGGAGCCGGATGCCACCTCGGTCCTGGAAGTGGAGCTCCCTGAAAACACCATCATCCTGGTGCCCGAGGGCCTCCAGGCTTCAGACCATCTTGGACAGCCTGGGTTCTTCTCCGCCAGCCCGCAGGGGGGCGCTGGCCTGGAAATGCCAGTGGACCACCTGCTAGTTCTCCAGCCAGGATCCTCCTGTCAGTTCATTCTAGAAAGTTCCTACCAAGAGGAATCCTATGATGAGGCTGAGGACTCCAGCTCCCTGTCACCCTGGATGGATCCTCCAGCTGGTCAGGCAAGTGAGCACTTTTCCTCCACCAACAGGATGTCCAGTCCTTGGCCTCAGGGCCACATCCCAGAACCATATCCTTCAGGGCCTTCCCCTGATGCAGAGCCATATTCTCCAAGGTCTCTCTGGGACCAGGACAGTTACCTGCTGGGTCCCTTTCCCAGCTCACccctgcagcctctgcctccatctcctcctgGAAGTCCCCAAGAGCAGAGCCCTCCATCCTCTCCGAGGTCCCCATGCAAGGCCAGGAAGAGACTGTTCTGTGAATGA